One Clavelina lepadiformis chromosome 1, kaClaLepa1.1, whole genome shotgun sequence genomic region harbors:
- the LOC143470949 gene encoding prenylcysteine oxidase 1-like isoform X1 yields MMIGKWFKLKSTKVGVISLLLIGAGFTRFSEAGSTDDVDLKSTSFIASLKNDARMKARRPPQRVAVVGGGIGGSSATYFLRHLFGNDVKVDLFEPSGRLCGRVATVDVAGRSYESGGSVIHDKNFYAKAIAKNFGLKEVNDDTGNGRLGFFDGEEYVLETSPWYLITLFRMLWAFGLDLFRLKSVESEFMNKFIGIYNLHKQGQSFSSVKDLLHATGGDTFVNSTEITSCELFREKGIGDRMIDWLVNGGLRANYGQDCHVNGFVGCVSMAGIQSTLWAVDGGNKQLCEKLVESSKCNVLSERVTTVRKTSSGRFSVDTENTTNRFYDLVVIATPINRDKSKIDVSGACGEGVAVPSATEDKRHYRRTVATFVKGKLNRTLFNCDSLQSCPESSLMTNGNLFYRSVGLHVPVNFDLKKGDTIETGVYKVFSTSSLSNEQIATLFEGHSEVKEVDWFAYPQYQPPDRLETFVLNREGLYYVSPVEWAASAIEMSLISAKNVALLAFNNWYGIEENIYARGKNQKSKDKSEL; encoded by the exons ATGATGATTGGGAAATGGTTTAAGCTGAAATCGACAAAGGTTGGCGTCATCTCCTTGCTTCTGATTGGCGCTGGCTTCACGCGTTTTAGTGAGGCAGGTAGCACCGATGACGTTGATCTGAAAAGTACAAGTTTCATCGCGTCGCTTAAAAATGACGCAAGAATGAAAGCGCGGCGACCTCCGCAAAGAGTGG CCGTGGTGGGCGGAGGTATCGGTGGTTCATCGGCGACTTATTTCTTACGTCATTTATTTGGAAATGACGTCAAAGTGGATTTGTTTGAGCCGAGCGGAAGGTTATGTGGTCGCGTAGCAACGGTTGACGTAGCAGGGCGCAGTTACGAAAGTGGAGGAAGTGTTATTCACGACAAAAACTTCTACGCGAAGGCCATCGCGAAGAATTTTg GGCTGAAGGAAGTGAATGACGACACCGGAAATGGAAGATTAGGATTCTTTGATGGGGAGGAGTACGTGCTTGAAACGAGTCCCTGGTATCTTATCACTCTTTTCCGGATGTTGTGGGCTTTTGGACTTGACCTGTTCCGCTTGAAATCGGTTGAGAGCGAATTCATGAACAAGTTTATCGG CATCTACAATCTTCACAAACAAGgacaaagtttttcttcaGTCAAAGACCTTCTGCATGCGACTGGCGGAGATACCTTTGTAAACTCCACGGAG ATAACGTCATGCGAGTTGTTCAGGGAAAAGGGCATCGGAGACAGAATGATTGATTGGTTGGTCAACGGTGGATTGAGAGCGAACTATGGACAGGATTGTCACGTCAACGGCTTTGTCG GTTGCGTTTCGATGGCCGGAATACAAAGTACTTTATGGGCGGTAGATGGCGGTAACAAGCAGTTGTGTGAAAAACTTGTGGAAAGTTCAAAATGTAACGTTTTGTCTGAAAGAGTTACCACGGTGAGAAAAACTTCAAGTGGTCGCTTCAGCGTTGACACtgaaaacacaacaaacaG ATTCTACGATTTAGTAGTCATAGCGACGCCGATCAACCGTGACAAGTCAAAGATTGACGTCAGCGGGGCTTGCGGGGAGGGGGTGGCGGTCCCATCAGCGACAGAAGATAAAAGACATTACCG TCGGACTGTGGCCACGTTTGTGAAGGGAAAACTCAACCGAACTCTTTTCAACTGCGATTCTCTGCAATCCTGCCCAGAATCTTCCCTCATGACGAAtggaaatttattttaccG GAGCGTGGGACTTCATGTGCCCGTTAACTTCGACCTCAAGAAGGGAGATACGATAGAGACAGGAGTCTACAAAGTATTTTCAACATCTTCGCTCAGCAATGAGCAGATTGCAACCTTGTTTGAAGGTCATAGCGAGGTCAAAGAAGTCGATTGGTTCGCTTACCCCCAATATCA GCCACCTGATCGTTTGGAGACATTCGTTCTAAACAGGGAAGGTCTTTATTACGTCAGCCCCGTCGAATGGGCGGCGAGCGCGATTGAAATGTCTCTCATATCGGCCAAGAATGTTGCGCTCCTCGCCTTTAATAATTGGTATGGAattgaagaaaatatttatgcgcgcggaaaaaatcaaaaaagcaaagatAAATCAGAACTTTAA
- the LOC143466813 gene encoding calpain-15-like isoform X1 — protein sequence MNAAGEWECSKCTFLNPNVQNRCLVCEAPKVFTYPTIPALPMPEVGQVSMSSQNEQTVGNLISFEDNPSGDFAASSTPDNNFQWNGRNNMSHSLQNTPPSGGSRRKRTENETSLLDMPVPSLPNDNNVPFTDCPSQNMNINNSIGQNTEEINTSSTSANTSDLSNQTIMERIGQVSVDTDSDDDLYGTRMMTSSNQQNNSLNEHSVGTFSEMNHSRFFSSMQPDPEQISPSHQDLHNNSIAQSEVNGATSNGGNEEEIILVDDHFGTENDPDMQTSWQCVQCTVTNHHEFIHCSVCMSSRFPDSPTHGADASSSMQPASDATRTSSRLESQSKAFLPDWECAVCTLANPATSRSCEACNTACPQGFIAADLPRMPQPQDPAPSSQPALLFQNISPGPSTGSSVNLQSTLQPQGYLGSVSMDQQRREAYREAMSTVEDIKRICREHNIDFIDDEFRPHQSSLNFPSSTSALSNCQWLRPSEIMTGEHSSPWKVFQDNPQPSDIKQGILGNCWFLSGLSVLAERPDLLKHVMVTKETNEEGVYVVRLCKSGVWHTVIVDDLLPCNDRGKLLYSQSRRQQLWVPLIEKALAKLHGCYEALQAGRSLEGLATLTGAPCESVPLQKSRSDTEGLDPDMIWAKLLSSMEAGFLMGASCGSGNMDINETEYHEKGLRPRHAYSVLRVTHEHLRDTSVVRLIQLRNPWGQYSWKGDWSDGSQQWRENPELTNRLLPYRSQDGTFWMTLEDVMKYFDCVDICKIYGNDWIEVRVKGEFPNSAAQPLRGFFLTVFERTELELSLFQQVSRTQEGSDRHPVDTCICVYRSNKSETNRSCTLGRLVACGRRQTKKHLPCNCFLDAGNYLVICLAFNHWLSGFMGAQATRFPSEDPVLPKYVLALHSSKPIALEYCDKIEGLLADTVIQLALNRGEENNIREGVACYQLTRGWAGLIIVVENRHPDHVFQVKCDCSESSNVVSTRGSLQTKDAVPPLHRQVVLVLSQLDFYSGFTIKHKLTHRVAKLERNVNLGDWAPSQVSHEPELDANVKGLHKPRPL from the exons ATGAATGCTGCTGGCGAATGGGAATGCTCAAAATGTACTTTTCTAAATCCAAATGTTCAAAACAGATGTTTGGTGTGTGAAGCCCCAAAGGTTTTCACCTACCCCACAATACCCGCTCTACCCATGCCTGAGGTTGGCCAAGTATCGATGTCTTCGCAAAATGAACAGACGGTCGGCAACTTGATTTCTTTCGAAGATAATCCCAGTGGAGACTTTGCTGCCTCATCTACTCCCGACAACAATTTTCAATGGAACGGAAGAAACAATATGTCTCATTCATTGCAAAACACACCACCAAGTGGTGGAAGTAGGAGAAAAAGAACGGAGAACGAAACTTCTCTGCTCGATATGCCGGTACCTTCGTTGCCGAATGACAACAACGTGCCCTTCACGGACTGTCCCTCGCAGAATATGAACATAAACAACAGCATTGGTCAAAATACTGAAGAAATTAATACTTCATCAACTTCAGCCAACACATCAGACCTCAGCAACCAGACAATAATGGAACGAATCGGCCAAGTCTCTGTCGACACCGACAGTGACGATGATCTCTATGGAACAAGAATGATGACATCATCGAATCAACAGAATAACAGTTTGAATGAGCATTCTGTCGGAACTTTTTCTGAAATGAATCATAGCAGATTCTTCTCAAGTATGCAGCCGGACCCTGAGCAAATATCTCCCAGCCACCAAGACTTGCACAACAACTCCATAGCACAAAGTGAAGTCAACGGTGCAACATCAAATGGTGGCAATGAAGAAGAAATTATTCTTGTCGATGACCATTTTGGCACAG AAAATGACCCTGACATGCAGACCAGTTGGCAGTGTGTTCAATGTACAGTCACCAACCACCATGAGTTTATACACTGCAGTGTTTGCATGTCTTCGCGATTTCCCGACAGTCCTACCCATGGCGCTGATGCCTCTTCTTCCATGCAGCCAGCGAGTGATGCTACACGAACATCATCTAGATTAGAATCTCAGTCCAAAGCTTTCCTGCCGGA CTGGGAATGTGCCGTCTGCACCCTCGCCAATCCTGCAACTTCAAGGTCATGTGAAGCGTGCAACACTGCCTGTCCACAAGGTTTTATTGCAGCAGATTTGCCAAGAATGCCGCAGCCTCAAG ATCCTGCGCCTTCTTCACAGCCTgctcttttatttcaaaacatttcacCGGGGCCCAGCACAGGAAGCTCTGTT AATCTTCAAAGCACTTTGCAGCCTCAGGGATATCTAGGAAGTGTAAGTATGGACCAGCAGCGTCGTGAAGCTTACAGAGAAGCTATGAGCACCGTTGAAGACATCAAGAGAATTTGTCGTGAG CATAACATTGATTTTATTGATGATGAATTTCGTCCTCATCAAAGTTCTTTAAATTTTCCGTCCAGCACATCGGCTCTGTCTAACTGCCAATGGCTACGACCTAGCGAG ATAATGACAGGCGAACATTCGTCGCCATGGAAGGTTTTTCAAGACAATCCACAACCATCCGACATAAAGCAAGGAATACTTGGCAATTGCTG GTTCCTCAGCGGCCTCTCTGTGCTCGCAGAACGACCAGATCTGCTCAAGCATGTCATGGTTACCAAGGAAACGAACGAAGAAGGAGTCTACGTGGTGCGTTTGTGTAAATCTGGTGTCTGGCACACCGTCATTGTCGACGACCTTCTGCCGTGCAATGACCGCGGGAAGCTGCTCTATTCTCAG TCTCGGAGACAACAATTGTGGGTTCCACTGATAGAAAAAGCTCTGGCCAAGCTGCACGGATGCTACGAGGCGTTGCAGGCTGGTCGATCACTAGAGGGCCTTGCGACACTCACTGGTGCCCCGTGTGAGAGCGTACCTCTTCAGAAAAGCA GAAGTGACACGGAGGGGTTGGACCCCGACATGATTTGGGCAAAACTTCTCAGTTCGATGGAGGCCGGCTTCCTCATGGGCGCCTCTTGTGGCAGCGGTAACATGGACATCAATGAAACCGAATATCACGAGAAAGGATTACGGCCACGGCACGCGTACAGCGTTCTTCGCGTCACTCACGAGCATCTGCGGGACACATCGGTTGTGAG ATTGATCCAGCTCAGAAATCCGTGGGGTCAGTATTCCTGGAAAGGTGATTGGTCGGATGGATCTCAACAATGGAGGGAAAATCCGGAACTAACCAATCGGCTTCTTCCTTATCGGTCACAAGACGGAACGTTTTGGATGACGCTGGAAGACGTGATGAA ATACTTCGACTGCGTTGACATCTGCAAAATATACGGCAATGACTGGATTGAGGTCAGGGTGAAAGGAGAATTCCCCAATTCTGCAGCGCAACCCCTCCGAGGATTTTTCCTGACGGTATTCGAGCGTACCGAGCTGGAATTGAGCCTCTTCCAGCAGGTCTCAAG AACACAAGAAGGGTCTGATCGCCATCCAGTGGACACTTGCATATGTGTCTATCGTTCAAATAAGTCGGAAACGAACAGGAGCTGTACATTGGGCAGACTGGTGGCTTGTGGCAGGAGACAG ACCAAGAAACATCTGCCGTGCAATTGTTTCTTGGACGCCGGCAACTATCTGGTCATTTGCCTCGCATTCAATCACTGGTTGTCCGGCTTCATGGGAGCCCAGG CGACGAGGTTTCCTTCAGAGGATCCGGTCCTTCCGAAGTACGTGCTTGCTCTCCACAGCAGCAAGCCGATCGCGCTCGAGTATTGTGACAAAATAGAAGGATTGCTGGCGGACACCGTCATCCAACTTGCACTGAATCGTGGAGAAGAGAACAAT ATCCGCGAGGGCGTGGCGTGCTACCAACTAACCAGGGGCTGGGCCGGACTCATTATCGTCGTCGAGAACAGACATCCTGATCACGTGTTCCAGGTGAAATGTGATTGCAGCGAGTCGTCGAATGTTGTGTCCACCAGAGGGAGCCTTCAAACCAAGGACGCAGTTCCGCCGTTGCACAG GCAAGTTGTGTTGGTGCTGAGTCAGCTGGATTTTTACAGCGGATTCACGATCAAGCACAAGCTGACTCATCGCGTCGCTAAGTTGGAGAGGAATGTCAATCTAGGGGACTGGGCACCTAGTCAAGTCAGTCACGAACCAGAATTGGACGCCAATGTTAAAGGACTCCACAAACCGCGGCCTTTATAG
- the LOC143466813 gene encoding calpain-15-like isoform X2, translated as MHLVFDIIRCLVCEAPKVFTYPTIPALPMPEVGQVSMSSQNEQTVGNLISFEDNPSGDFAASSTPDNNFQWNGRNNMSHSLQNTPPSGGSRRKRTENETSLLDMPVPSLPNDNNVPFTDCPSQNMNINNSIGQNTEEINTSSTSANTSDLSNQTIMERIGQVSVDTDSDDDLYGTRMMTSSNQQNNSLNEHSVGTFSEMNHSRFFSSMQPDPEQISPSHQDLHNNSIAQSEVNGATSNGGNEEEIILVDDHFGTENDPDMQTSWQCVQCTVTNHHEFIHCSVCMSSRFPDSPTHGADASSSMQPASDATRTSSRLESQSKAFLPDWECAVCTLANPATSRSCEACNTACPQGFIAADLPRMPQPQDPAPSSQPALLFQNISPGPSTGSSVNLQSTLQPQGYLGSVSMDQQRREAYREAMSTVEDIKRICREHNIDFIDDEFRPHQSSLNFPSSTSALSNCQWLRPSEIMTGEHSSPWKVFQDNPQPSDIKQGILGNCWFLSGLSVLAERPDLLKHVMVTKETNEEGVYVVRLCKSGVWHTVIVDDLLPCNDRGKLLYSQSRRQQLWVPLIEKALAKLHGCYEALQAGRSLEGLATLTGAPCESVPLQKSRSDTEGLDPDMIWAKLLSSMEAGFLMGASCGSGNMDINETEYHEKGLRPRHAYSVLRVTHEHLRDTSVVRLIQLRNPWGQYSWKGDWSDGSQQWRENPELTNRLLPYRSQDGTFWMTLEDVMKYFDCVDICKIYGNDWIEVRVKGEFPNSAAQPLRGFFLTVFERTELELSLFQQVSRTQEGSDRHPVDTCICVYRSNKSETNRSCTLGRLVACGRRQTKKHLPCNCFLDAGNYLVICLAFNHWLSGFMGAQATRFPSEDPVLPKYVLALHSSKPIALEYCDKIEGLLADTVIQLALNRGEENNIREGVACYQLTRGWAGLIIVVENRHPDHVFQVKCDCSESSNVVSTRGSLQTKDAVPPLHRQVVLVLSQLDFYSGFTIKHKLTHRVAKLERNVNLGDWAPSQVSHEPELDANVKGLHKPRPL; from the exons ATGCATCTTGTGTTCGATATTATCAG ATGTTTGGTGTGTGAAGCCCCAAAGGTTTTCACCTACCCCACAATACCCGCTCTACCCATGCCTGAGGTTGGCCAAGTATCGATGTCTTCGCAAAATGAACAGACGGTCGGCAACTTGATTTCTTTCGAAGATAATCCCAGTGGAGACTTTGCTGCCTCATCTACTCCCGACAACAATTTTCAATGGAACGGAAGAAACAATATGTCTCATTCATTGCAAAACACACCACCAAGTGGTGGAAGTAGGAGAAAAAGAACGGAGAACGAAACTTCTCTGCTCGATATGCCGGTACCTTCGTTGCCGAATGACAACAACGTGCCCTTCACGGACTGTCCCTCGCAGAATATGAACATAAACAACAGCATTGGTCAAAATACTGAAGAAATTAATACTTCATCAACTTCAGCCAACACATCAGACCTCAGCAACCAGACAATAATGGAACGAATCGGCCAAGTCTCTGTCGACACCGACAGTGACGATGATCTCTATGGAACAAGAATGATGACATCATCGAATCAACAGAATAACAGTTTGAATGAGCATTCTGTCGGAACTTTTTCTGAAATGAATCATAGCAGATTCTTCTCAAGTATGCAGCCGGACCCTGAGCAAATATCTCCCAGCCACCAAGACTTGCACAACAACTCCATAGCACAAAGTGAAGTCAACGGTGCAACATCAAATGGTGGCAATGAAGAAGAAATTATTCTTGTCGATGACCATTTTGGCACAG AAAATGACCCTGACATGCAGACCAGTTGGCAGTGTGTTCAATGTACAGTCACCAACCACCATGAGTTTATACACTGCAGTGTTTGCATGTCTTCGCGATTTCCCGACAGTCCTACCCATGGCGCTGATGCCTCTTCTTCCATGCAGCCAGCGAGTGATGCTACACGAACATCATCTAGATTAGAATCTCAGTCCAAAGCTTTCCTGCCGGA CTGGGAATGTGCCGTCTGCACCCTCGCCAATCCTGCAACTTCAAGGTCATGTGAAGCGTGCAACACTGCCTGTCCACAAGGTTTTATTGCAGCAGATTTGCCAAGAATGCCGCAGCCTCAAG ATCCTGCGCCTTCTTCACAGCCTgctcttttatttcaaaacatttcacCGGGGCCCAGCACAGGAAGCTCTGTT AATCTTCAAAGCACTTTGCAGCCTCAGGGATATCTAGGAAGTGTAAGTATGGACCAGCAGCGTCGTGAAGCTTACAGAGAAGCTATGAGCACCGTTGAAGACATCAAGAGAATTTGTCGTGAG CATAACATTGATTTTATTGATGATGAATTTCGTCCTCATCAAAGTTCTTTAAATTTTCCGTCCAGCACATCGGCTCTGTCTAACTGCCAATGGCTACGACCTAGCGAG ATAATGACAGGCGAACATTCGTCGCCATGGAAGGTTTTTCAAGACAATCCACAACCATCCGACATAAAGCAAGGAATACTTGGCAATTGCTG GTTCCTCAGCGGCCTCTCTGTGCTCGCAGAACGACCAGATCTGCTCAAGCATGTCATGGTTACCAAGGAAACGAACGAAGAAGGAGTCTACGTGGTGCGTTTGTGTAAATCTGGTGTCTGGCACACCGTCATTGTCGACGACCTTCTGCCGTGCAATGACCGCGGGAAGCTGCTCTATTCTCAG TCTCGGAGACAACAATTGTGGGTTCCACTGATAGAAAAAGCTCTGGCCAAGCTGCACGGATGCTACGAGGCGTTGCAGGCTGGTCGATCACTAGAGGGCCTTGCGACACTCACTGGTGCCCCGTGTGAGAGCGTACCTCTTCAGAAAAGCA GAAGTGACACGGAGGGGTTGGACCCCGACATGATTTGGGCAAAACTTCTCAGTTCGATGGAGGCCGGCTTCCTCATGGGCGCCTCTTGTGGCAGCGGTAACATGGACATCAATGAAACCGAATATCACGAGAAAGGATTACGGCCACGGCACGCGTACAGCGTTCTTCGCGTCACTCACGAGCATCTGCGGGACACATCGGTTGTGAG ATTGATCCAGCTCAGAAATCCGTGGGGTCAGTATTCCTGGAAAGGTGATTGGTCGGATGGATCTCAACAATGGAGGGAAAATCCGGAACTAACCAATCGGCTTCTTCCTTATCGGTCACAAGACGGAACGTTTTGGATGACGCTGGAAGACGTGATGAA ATACTTCGACTGCGTTGACATCTGCAAAATATACGGCAATGACTGGATTGAGGTCAGGGTGAAAGGAGAATTCCCCAATTCTGCAGCGCAACCCCTCCGAGGATTTTTCCTGACGGTATTCGAGCGTACCGAGCTGGAATTGAGCCTCTTCCAGCAGGTCTCAAG AACACAAGAAGGGTCTGATCGCCATCCAGTGGACACTTGCATATGTGTCTATCGTTCAAATAAGTCGGAAACGAACAGGAGCTGTACATTGGGCAGACTGGTGGCTTGTGGCAGGAGACAG ACCAAGAAACATCTGCCGTGCAATTGTTTCTTGGACGCCGGCAACTATCTGGTCATTTGCCTCGCATTCAATCACTGGTTGTCCGGCTTCATGGGAGCCCAGG CGACGAGGTTTCCTTCAGAGGATCCGGTCCTTCCGAAGTACGTGCTTGCTCTCCACAGCAGCAAGCCGATCGCGCTCGAGTATTGTGACAAAATAGAAGGATTGCTGGCGGACACCGTCATCCAACTTGCACTGAATCGTGGAGAAGAGAACAAT ATCCGCGAGGGCGTGGCGTGCTACCAACTAACCAGGGGCTGGGCCGGACTCATTATCGTCGTCGAGAACAGACATCCTGATCACGTGTTCCAGGTGAAATGTGATTGCAGCGAGTCGTCGAATGTTGTGTCCACCAGAGGGAGCCTTCAAACCAAGGACGCAGTTCCGCCGTTGCACAG GCAAGTTGTGTTGGTGCTGAGTCAGCTGGATTTTTACAGCGGATTCACGATCAAGCACAAGCTGACTCATCGCGTCGCTAAGTTGGAGAGGAATGTCAATCTAGGGGACTGGGCACCTAGTCAAGTCAGTCACGAACCAGAATTGGACGCCAATGTTAAAGGACTCCACAAACCGCGGCCTTTATAG
- the LOC143470949 gene encoding prenylcysteine oxidase 1-like isoform X2, translating into MMIGKWFKLKSTKVGVISLLLIGAGFTRFSEAGSTDDVDLKSTSFIASLKNDARMKARRPPQRVAVVGGGIGGSSATYFLRHLFGNDVKVDLFEPSGRLCGRVATVDVAGRSYESGGSVIHDKNFYAKAIAKNFGLKEVNDDTGNGRLGFFDGEEYVLETSPWYLITLFRMLWAFGLDLFRLKSVESEFMNKFIGIYNLHKQGQSFSSVKDLLHATGGDTFVNSTEITSCELFREKGIGDRMIDWLVNGGLRANYGQDCHVNGFVGCVSMAGIQSTLWAVDGGNKQLCEKLVESSKCNVLSERVTTVRKTSSGRFSVDTENTTNRFYDLVVIATPINRDKSKIDVSGACGEGVAVPSATEDKRHYRRTVATFVKGKLNRTLFNCDSLQSCPESSLMTNGNLFYRVGLHVPVNFDLKKGDTIETGVYKVFSTSSLSNEQIATLFEGHSEVKEVDWFAYPQYQPPDRLETFVLNREGLYYVSPVEWAASAIEMSLISAKNVALLAFNNWYGIEENIYARGKNQKSKDKSEL; encoded by the exons ATGATGATTGGGAAATGGTTTAAGCTGAAATCGACAAAGGTTGGCGTCATCTCCTTGCTTCTGATTGGCGCTGGCTTCACGCGTTTTAGTGAGGCAGGTAGCACCGATGACGTTGATCTGAAAAGTACAAGTTTCATCGCGTCGCTTAAAAATGACGCAAGAATGAAAGCGCGGCGACCTCCGCAAAGAGTGG CCGTGGTGGGCGGAGGTATCGGTGGTTCATCGGCGACTTATTTCTTACGTCATTTATTTGGAAATGACGTCAAAGTGGATTTGTTTGAGCCGAGCGGAAGGTTATGTGGTCGCGTAGCAACGGTTGACGTAGCAGGGCGCAGTTACGAAAGTGGAGGAAGTGTTATTCACGACAAAAACTTCTACGCGAAGGCCATCGCGAAGAATTTTg GGCTGAAGGAAGTGAATGACGACACCGGAAATGGAAGATTAGGATTCTTTGATGGGGAGGAGTACGTGCTTGAAACGAGTCCCTGGTATCTTATCACTCTTTTCCGGATGTTGTGGGCTTTTGGACTTGACCTGTTCCGCTTGAAATCGGTTGAGAGCGAATTCATGAACAAGTTTATCGG CATCTACAATCTTCACAAACAAGgacaaagtttttcttcaGTCAAAGACCTTCTGCATGCGACTGGCGGAGATACCTTTGTAAACTCCACGGAG ATAACGTCATGCGAGTTGTTCAGGGAAAAGGGCATCGGAGACAGAATGATTGATTGGTTGGTCAACGGTGGATTGAGAGCGAACTATGGACAGGATTGTCACGTCAACGGCTTTGTCG GTTGCGTTTCGATGGCCGGAATACAAAGTACTTTATGGGCGGTAGATGGCGGTAACAAGCAGTTGTGTGAAAAACTTGTGGAAAGTTCAAAATGTAACGTTTTGTCTGAAAGAGTTACCACGGTGAGAAAAACTTCAAGTGGTCGCTTCAGCGTTGACACtgaaaacacaacaaacaG ATTCTACGATTTAGTAGTCATAGCGACGCCGATCAACCGTGACAAGTCAAAGATTGACGTCAGCGGGGCTTGCGGGGAGGGGGTGGCGGTCCCATCAGCGACAGAAGATAAAAGACATTACCG TCGGACTGTGGCCACGTTTGTGAAGGGAAAACTCAACCGAACTCTTTTCAACTGCGATTCTCTGCAATCCTGCCCAGAATCTTCCCTCATGACGAAtggaaatttattttaccG CGTGGGACTTCATGTGCCCGTTAACTTCGACCTCAAGAAGGGAGATACGATAGAGACAGGAGTCTACAAAGTATTTTCAACATCTTCGCTCAGCAATGAGCAGATTGCAACCTTGTTTGAAGGTCATAGCGAGGTCAAAGAAGTCGATTGGTTCGCTTACCCCCAATATCA GCCACCTGATCGTTTGGAGACATTCGTTCTAAACAGGGAAGGTCTTTATTACGTCAGCCCCGTCGAATGGGCGGCGAGCGCGATTGAAATGTCTCTCATATCGGCCAAGAATGTTGCGCTCCTCGCCTTTAATAATTGGTATGGAattgaagaaaatatttatgcgcgcggaaaaaatcaaaaaagcaaagatAAATCAGAACTTTAA
- the LOC143471084 gene encoding uncharacterized protein LOC143471084 has protein sequence MSIFISFFIRFFFLDNDITANKRYTMKTPNKAFPGKEKVEHCFKMAKSAVFILVATCVASLSALSPLSRSLDGLPADRPLNIAHRGSSGMLPEHTVEAYQLAVQQGADVIECDLAVTKDLLLVCTHDSWLNDTTDVASHLEFRDRVQTYRVDGRRITDYFSIDFTLDELKTLRKKQDRSYRDQTYNGEFPMASFDEYVAVAKNVTNGRTIGIYPETKNPDFFNSILAAHNTTMEEILLESLQRHGYTEATSPCFVQSFDEDSLRFMSGRTELPLIYLTPVGLTNTKLAEISTFCSGLGTSKDTIVQVNPNTMKIIQTSDFIDRAHFYQLEVHAYTFRNEDQFLARDYGSDPYREYEVFIEIGVDGLFTDFPWSLSRHMEYRALRGSAISSHRLPYLALMTALTFAFSFNARF, from the exons ATGTCTATTTTTATATCGTTCTTTATCCGATTCTTTTTTCTTGATAACGACATCACGGCAAACAAACGTTACACGATGAAAACACCAAACAAGGCATTTCCAGGCAAAGAGAAGGTCGAGCATTGCTTCAAAATGGCGAAGAGTGCAG TGTTCATACTCGTGGCAACATGTGTGGCCTCTTTGAGCGCGTTGAGCCCTTTATCGAGGTCACTTGATGGCTTACCAGCAGACCGGCCTCTTAACATCGCGCATCGGGGCAGTTCTG GTATGCTTCCAGAGCACACGGTGGAAGCTTACCAACTAGCGGTACAACAAGGTGCTGATGTCATTGAATGCGACCTAGCGGTCACCAAG GACCTGCTGCTGGTTTGCACTCACGACTCCTGGCTCAACGACACGACCGATGTTGCGTCACACCTTGAATTCCGGGACCGGGTCCAGACTTACAGGGTCGACGGCAGGAGAATCACCGATTATTTCTCAATCGACTTCACCCTGGACGAACTGAAAACTTTAAGAAAG AAACAAGATCGATCCTACCGAGACCAGACTTACAACGGCGAATTCCCGATGGCGAGCTTCGACGAATACGTGGCTGTGGCGAAAAACGTCACAAACGGAAGAACAATTGGGATTTACCCGGAAACAAAAAATCCTGATTTTTTCAACTCGATCCTGGCCGCTCATAACACGACGATGGAGGAAATTTTGTTGGAATCTTTACAGAGGCACGGATATACGGAAGCTACGTCACCGTGTTTCGTCCAATCATTTGACGAGGATAGTTTACGCTTCATGTCCGGTCGAACAGAACTGCCGCTGATATATCTTACTCCGGTCGGGCTGACAAACACAAAGTTAGCGGAGATCTCGACCTTTTGTTCCGGCTTGGGCACGTCGAAGGACACGATCGTTCAAGTGAACCCAAACACGATGAAAATCATTCAAACGAGCGACTTCATAGACAGAGCTCATTTCTACCAACTTGAG GTCCATGCCTACACTTTTCGGAACGAGGATCAGTTCTTGGCCCGAGATTACGGGTCGGACCCCTACAGAGAATACGAGGTGTTCATTGAGATCGGTGTCGATGGGCTCTTTACCGACTTCCCGTGGTCGCTCTCCCGCCACATGGAATATCGCGCCCTACGCGGTTCCGCGATTTCCTCTCATCGACTCCCATATTTAGCTTTGATGACCGCCCTTACGTTTGCATTTAGTTTCAACGCACGATTCTAG